The genomic stretch CCCAGGCTTCCTGGGAAAACTGTGTACTTAGAGGGCAGGGAGAGTACAGCAGGGTCCTGGGAAAGTGAAGGAGTGACCAGTCCTCTAGTTCAggggggaggggatggaaagGGGTGGATGACGTGGTTGTTGCTGGTCTGGGAGATTCAGTACGTCTTGCTGAGGTCTTTTGGCTGGTGGAAAAACCTGGCTTGATGTGGCCCCAGGGAAGCGAGTTGCAGGAGGCGGAGACTGTTCTGCTGGGAAGCGGAGCAGAGCAGAGGTTtttttctttgggaatttttAACTCTATTTGAGCCACGTACTTGACACCAACACCACcccaagccatttttttttttttaattaagaaactgtTCACTTCGCATTTTGCACCAACCTGTGTCTCTATTTGTGGAAAACTAGTCACCAGTCCCCATCTGGCAACAGGCTGTGGGGGGTCACCGGAGGTAACGCTCTAGAAGGAGGCAGAGTTGAGGGAGGGATGGAAATAGTTTAGTCACAGGGTTTATTGTGTAGtaccaatgttttctttttactaaaaCTCTTCCCATCCAACATCTTTCCTCTAAAGCTCTTACAGATCGCCCTCCCCTCCAAATCCATACACCCGCCGGCACCGCTCACGCACCCATCCACTACCAGTTCCCAGAGGTGCCACGCAGCTGactgggaaaggaaaggggagagggctCCTCCGGGGGGGGGGGACGCCAAAAGAGTGGCGTTTCTCAGGGATTTAACCTCCTACTCTCGGTTACATGACGCCACCCCTCCCTCGGAAGACTGGATCTGCGCCTCCATTTTTGTTCTGGGGCAGAGAGGCAGGGGCTCCCGGGCAGGAGGGGTCAAAGGAAACGGTAACTATCACCCGCCGAGGGGAGAGGGTGCTGTCCTCCCTCTTCTCGCTCAGTCTGCACCCCGGcatccccttccaccctctcggGGTCTTCCCCCGCCCCTTGTTGCTAAGGCCCGGACCGTCATCCCAGCAACAGCCTCAGTCATGTGACCCGCAATGGCGGCGCTGACGGGAGGTAGGTGAGCCCGGCGCCCCCACACCCACCGCGTGCCCCCCAGGCCCGGCCCGCAGCCGCACAAGCCCCCCGCTTCCCTCCGCCCCCTCCTCCGCCTTCGACCCCCGGACGCGCGCCGCGCCGGGGCTGGGCCCATCGTCCTGCCGGCACCTCCAGCCCCGGCCTCCATTCGGGGGTTCGGAGGGCCGCAGTCGGGTGGACACACGCCCTCACCCAGCGCGGGGACTCGGGGCTTCCTCGAGTAGGAATGCGGGAGTCGGTTTCGGGTTGGATGGGTCTGGGGGCAGGCCTGGGGGAGAAGGGCGGGAGTGCCTCAGTGGACACCCCCAGGGGACCCTTGCCCTTCCTCGCCGTCCCTGCTGGTGGCTGCTGTCTGGCGGGAGAGACAGGTCTCCTGTCGGCCTGGTTTGCCCCAGAGGAATGCTAGACCAGACTGGACTGTGGCCCCGCCTCCCTGTGCAGTGCCAACAGGGCTTTTGGAGCTAGGACACCTAGATCCTGGGTCCTCTCTGCTGGGGTGGGGGCATTTCACCGTGCACAGACCATGCGGGCTGGGATTCTAGGGTTTCCTCTTAAGGGCCCTAGGATGGAGGCACAAACGGACAGCGGCTTCTTCTTTGGATGAGTCAAGGAATTGAGGTCACGTTAATGGCCCCTCTTCCTAATTGGGCTGCACTTTGTGTTGTGGGAACAGCCCCGGAGCTGAATGTGACAGGACTCCGGGAAGCGTGGGGTCCTTCTAGCTGAGCTCCTGTTTGAGACCCGCCCCTCCTAAATGCAGACCCAGGATCTGACAACagcactgggtttaaaggtgACAGTGAGAACTTGTTATTGCAGGGACCGCTATCACTTTGCTGGCAACGCTAACAGACTTTGGCTCTCAAGGAAAGGTCCCCGTCGACAACAGGGACTTGAATTATTTGAGAATGCAGAGTAAAGAAATGAGCCGAGGAGTGTAGGAAATATTTCCGTCAGTGTAATCTGAGGGAGGAGGCAGCTACGACCTTCATCCCGAGGGCTATTATCTGCACCTAGACTATGTCTCTCTCTGCACTGGGGGAAAAAGGAGTTAACCTGCTGAAGTCCTCTGAGTGGCTCTGAGTGGCTCGGCATGGACTTCTGCAGGGAGGCGAGGACACAGAAGTGTTTTGTTTCTGGGTTGACTGAGGAAATACTATCATTAAGTCTTTACCTTCCTGGTCCCCAGCTCTGGTCAGCTGAAAGTGGAAGTGGAGAGACTTCTGCCACCATCTTCCATGGTCCTTTCAGGTACCTGCACCCCAAGAGAACCCCGGTTCGTGTTCCTCCCATGTTCCAAGGAATCCCATGCCTTGGAGCCCTACTCTAGGTTCTTGCCTGTTTCAAGGGCTCCTGAATGGGGGCGTGTGGGGGTCAGGGACATGGTTTcttacttccttttctttctcatcctCTAGGCCACACAATCTCCAAGTAGCAGGGAAAAGGAGTGTGCCTGCATGCCAATTCTAAGCTCTTCCGGATCAAAGTGAGCagaaagggagggtgggaagTCTCCTTCCCTGTTTGAAGAGCCGATTTTTTTTTCCACCccgagggggaaggggaagggacagGTTGTTGCGGGCAGGGGAGAAATGAAAGGAGCAAGCAAGGTTGGTGCTTGGCTTAGATAATGCTGACAATGGAAAGGCTTGTTCCCCAGCAGGTGCTGGGACTATGGGAGAGTAGGGGAGGTAGAAAATCAGTTTGCAGGAGGTGTTGGGGGTTGCCTTTGAGGAAAGCAGGAGATAATGTGGGGTTTGGGAGAAGCCTGAAGTAGGAGGCACTTATATGTGTCAGATGGGGACTCCCCACTCTGAGTCCCTTTCACCCTGGGGGCAGTGTCGTTCGTCCTGTCCAGAATGGCAGCCTGTGGAGGCACCGGCAAGAGCAAAGTGACTGTCTCCAAGCCTGTGTGGGACTTCCTAAGCAAGGAGACCCCAGCCCGGCTGGCCCGGCTTCGGGAGGAGCACCGAGTGTCCATCCTCATAGATGGCGAGACTTCTGACATCTACGTGCTCCAGCTTTCCCCACAGGGtcctcccccagcccctcccaATGGGCTCTACCTGGCCCGGAAGGCTCTCAAGGGGCTACTGAAAGAGGCCGAGAAAGAGCTGAAGAAAGCTCAGAGGCAGGGGGAGCTCATGGGCTGCCTGgctttgggggggggtggggagcacCCTGAGCTGCACCGCCCAGGTCCACCTCCTCTTCGAGCAGCCCCACTCCTGCCCCCAGGAGCAAGAGggctcccccctcctcctcctcccctgcctcctccacttcctcctcgtCTTCGGGAGGAGACTGAAGAACAGGAAAGCACCTGCCCCATCTGCCTGGGGGAGATCCAGAATGCCAAGACATTGGAGAAGTGCCGGCACTCTTTCTGTGAGGGCTGCATCACGCGGGCCCTGCAGGTGAAAAAAGCCTGCCCCATGTGTGGCCGATTCTATGGGCAGCTGGTGGGCAACCAGCCCCAGAATGGGCGGATGCTGGTCTCCAAGGATGCCACTCTCCTGCTACCCAGCTATGAGAAGTACGGCACCATTGTCATCCAGTATGTCTTCCCGCCCGGTGTCCAGGGGGTAAGAAGAAATAGGTGATGTGGGAAGTAGGTTGTTAGACATGGCGAACTCTTGCTATCCCCCAGCATGCCTTAGGAA from Chionomys nivalis chromosome 25, mChiNiv1.1, whole genome shotgun sequence encodes the following:
- the Dtx3 gene encoding probable E3 ubiquitin-protein ligase DTX3 isoform X3, producing the protein MPILSSSGSKMAACGGTGKSKVTVSKPVWDFLSKETPARLARLREEHRVSILIDGETSDIYVLQLSPQGPPPAPPNGLYLARKALKGLLKEAEKELKKAQRQGELMGCLALGGGGEHPELHRPGPPPLRAAPLLPPGARGLPPPPPPLPPPLPPRLREETEEQESTCPICLGEIQNAKTLEKCRHSFCEGCITRALQVKKACPMCGRFYGQLVGNQPQNGRMLVSKDATLLLPSYEKYGTIVIQYVFPPGVQGAEHPNPGVRYPGTTRVAYLPDCPEGNKVLTLFRKAFDQRLTFTIGTSMTTGRPNVITWNDIHHKTSCTGGPQLFGYPDPTYLTRVQEELRAKGITDD
- the Dtx3 gene encoding probable E3 ubiquitin-protein ligase DTX3 isoform X4 — protein: MSFVLSRMAACGGTGKSKVTVSKPVWDFLSKETPARLARLREEHRVSILIDGETSDIYVLQLSPQGPPPAPPNGLYLARKALKGLLKEAEKELKKAQRQGELMGCLALGGGGEHPELHRPGPPPLRAAPLLPPGARGLPPPPPPLPPPLPPRLREETEEQESTCPICLGEIQNAKTLEKCRHSFCEGCITRALQVKKACPMCGRFYGQLVGNQPQNGRMLVSKDATLLLPSYEKYGTIVIQYVFPPGVQGAEHPNPGVRYPGTTRVAYLPDCPEGNKVLTLFRKAFDQRLTFTIGTSMTTGRPNVITWNDIHHKTSCTGGPQLFGYPDPTYLTRVQEELRAKGITDD
- the Dtx3 gene encoding probable E3 ubiquitin-protein ligase DTX3 isoform X2; amino-acid sequence: MSFVLSRMAACGGTGKSKVTVSKPVWDFLSKETPARLARLREEHRVSILIDGETSDIYVLQLSPQGPPPAPPNGLYLARKALKGLLKEAEKELKKAQRQGELMGCLALGGGGEHPELHRPGPPPLRAAPLLPPGARGLPPPPPPLPPPLPPRLREETEEQESTCPICLGEIQNAKTLEKCRHSFCEGCITRALQVKKACPMCGRFYGQLVGNQPQNGRMLVSKDATLLLPSYEKYGTIVIQYVFPPGVQGAEHPNPGVRYPGTTRVAYLPDCPEGNKVLTLFRKAFDQRLTFTIGTSMTTGRPNVITWNDIHHKTSCTGGPQLCDSSSFPSPCLLPFFPFLLWEVLYPLFWESPNWRRPPTNFSFCFRPGPDVFSLPNKTKYKNPRRL
- the Dtx3 gene encoding probable E3 ubiquitin-protein ligase DTX3 isoform X1, coding for MPILSSSGSKMAACGGTGKSKVTVSKPVWDFLSKETPARLARLREEHRVSILIDGETSDIYVLQLSPQGPPPAPPNGLYLARKALKGLLKEAEKELKKAQRQGELMGCLALGGGGEHPELHRPGPPPLRAAPLLPPGARGLPPPPPPLPPPLPPRLREETEEQESTCPICLGEIQNAKTLEKCRHSFCEGCITRALQVKKACPMCGRFYGQLVGNQPQNGRMLVSKDATLLLPSYEKYGTIVIQYVFPPGVQGAEHPNPGVRYPGTTRVAYLPDCPEGNKVLTLFRKAFDQRLTFTIGTSMTTGRPNVITWNDIHHKTSCTGGPQLCDSSSFPSPCLLPFFPFLLWEVLYPLFWESPNWRRPPTNFSFCFRPGPDVFSLPNKTKYKNPRRL